The Deltaproteobacteria bacterium genome contains a region encoding:
- a CDS encoding radical SAM protein — protein MSGMAETAGGLHDTWRAKNLRYAWRFRNLIPKMARNTLRARRGERVLRGVEFAVTYHCNFTCSHCLRDNLIGDREELTADQIVETARAIERLGGIFINYTGGEALLRPDLPEIIERTASIRGLFVSLASNGYILTMDRLSDLRRRGLSMMTMSLDGPTAAIHDGFRKKTGSYDRVLAAVDNAKSLGIDVWLNAVVRSDLAREGHLDDLAKLVKELGCMLTLNLPYAVGGWEGKDVHLTPDAYEAYKRMLRHSWVRWEGSSNWVSEGCPAGIEKLYLTPYGDVLPCGAVHRNYGNVVVHGLEAIYHRMGSEAGFGTCRKGCLAAEEPHRLDDLKNTATVPKTARVEFVSVRPRAGAEA, from the coding sequence ATGAGCGGCATGGCCGAAACGGCGGGCGGACTGCACGACACGTGGCGGGCGAAGAACCTTCGCTACGCGTGGCGCTTTCGCAACCTGATCCCGAAGATGGCGCGTAACACGCTGCGAGCCCGTCGCGGCGAGCGCGTGCTGCGCGGCGTCGAATTCGCCGTGACCTATCACTGCAACTTCACGTGCAGCCATTGCCTTCGCGACAACCTGATCGGCGACCGCGAGGAACTCACCGCGGACCAGATTGTCGAAACCGCGCGCGCCATCGAGCGCCTCGGCGGCATCTTCATAAACTACACCGGCGGCGAGGCGCTGCTGCGGCCCGACCTGCCCGAGATCATCGAGCGCACCGCGTCGATTCGCGGGCTTTTCGTGAGCCTGGCCAGCAACGGATACATCCTGACCATGGACCGGCTGAGCGACCTGCGACGGCGCGGCCTGTCGATGATGACCATGTCGCTCGACGGCCCGACCGCCGCGATCCATGACGGATTCCGCAAGAAGACGGGGTCGTACGATCGTGTGCTCGCCGCGGTCGATAACGCGAAATCGCTCGGTATCGACGTGTGGCTCAACGCCGTGGTGCGAAGCGACCTCGCGCGGGAAGGGCATCTCGACGATCTCGCGAAGCTCGTGAAGGAACTCGGCTGCATGCTCACGCTCAACCTGCCCTACGCCGTCGGCGGTTGGGAAGGAAAGGACGTGCACCTCACTCCGGATGCTTACGAAGCGTACAAAAGGATGCTCCGGCACTCGTGGGTGCGATGGGAAGGTTCGTCGAACTGGGTGAGCGAGGGCTGTCCCGCCGGGATCGAGAAGCTCTACCTCACGCCCTACGGCGACGTGCTGCCCTGCGGCGCGGTCCACCGAAACTACGGAAACGTCGTCGTTCATGGACTCGAGGCGATCTATCACCGCATGGGCAGCGAGGCCGGATTCGGCACCTGCCGCAAGGGATGCCTCGCCGCCGAGGAACCGCATCGACTGGACGACCTGAAGAACACCGCCACGGTGCCGAAGACCGCGCGCGTCGAGTTTGTCTCCGTGCGTCCGCGCGCGGGCGCGGAGGCGTGA
- a CDS encoding radical SAM protein, whose protein sequence is MSSRDATAPVPADARPEQGPSFDTAFDAQRLSLFPERVAEWLRTGRTPAPIYTEFELTTACNHACRFCGVEHLVNKPARFMDRDLASRTIDELASMGNRSIMFSGHGEPVLHPNAAELIERASKRMSASVTTNGRRLRDAGIGLIDDLKWIRFSINGSHPLEYARMHRTRPSDFAKVMANFEAAVARKRSLELAVTIGVQLVLLDQRPHDVERFVLRARESGADYFSLKPYSEHPKSMRGIATDLEVFEELAARIAPLATESFSVIARIESARQTGREKPYAQCHGTHFLNFVGADGRVWECNVFAGDNDFFVGDLNSQSMSAIWESDRRKNVVDFVENRLDLARCRDVCRMHASNRYLWRLQNPLAHDDFI, encoded by the coding sequence ATGTCGTCGCGCGACGCGACCGCGCCGGTCCCGGCGGACGCTCGACCGGAACAGGGCCCGTCATTCGACACCGCTTTCGACGCGCAGCGCCTGAGCCTGTTCCCGGAGCGCGTCGCCGAGTGGCTCCGGACGGGTCGGACGCCCGCGCCGATCTACACCGAATTCGAACTGACGACGGCCTGCAACCACGCGTGTCGGTTTTGCGGGGTGGAACACCTCGTCAACAAACCGGCCCGATTCATGGATCGTGACCTCGCATCCCGCACGATCGACGAACTCGCATCGATGGGAAACCGTTCGATCATGTTCAGCGGGCACGGCGAGCCGGTTCTGCACCCGAACGCGGCGGAACTGATCGAGCGGGCGTCGAAGCGCATGAGCGCGTCGGTGACGACGAACGGCCGCCGCCTGCGCGACGCGGGGATCGGATTGATCGACGACCTGAAGTGGATCCGATTTTCGATCAACGGTTCACATCCGCTCGAATACGCCCGAATGCACCGGACGCGGCCGTCGGACTTCGCGAAGGTCATGGCGAACTTCGAGGCGGCCGTCGCGCGAAAGCGGTCGCTCGAACTGGCCGTGACGATCGGAGTCCAACTCGTCCTGCTCGACCAGAGACCGCACGACGTTGAACGTTTCGTCCTTCGCGCGCGCGAGTCGGGCGCGGATTATTTCAGTCTCAAACCTTACTCCGAACATCCGAAGTCCATGCGAGGAATCGCGACCGACCTCGAAGTGTTCGAAGAACTCGCGGCGCGGATCGCGCCGCTCGCGACCGAATCCTTTTCCGTCATCGCCCGCATCGAATCGGCTCGTCAGACCGGACGCGAGAAACCCTACGCCCAGTGCCACGGAACACACTTCCTGAACTTCGTCGGCGCGGACGGACGGGTGTGGGAGTGCAACGTGTTCGCGGGGGACAACGACTTTTTCGTCGGCGACCTGAACAGCCAGTCGATGTCCGCGATCTGGGAGTCCGATCGACGAAAGAACGTTGTGGATTTTGTCGAGAATCGACTGGACCTCGCGCGCTGCCGCGACGTCTGCCGGATGCACGCATCGAACCGGTACCTCTGGCGACTTCAGAATCCATTGGCGCACGATGATTTCATCTGA
- a CDS encoding glycosyltransferase family 2 protein encodes MNTARTSISIIVPAFNEESNVGAAVETARDAASRWFDDVEIIVVNDGSSDRTGVVIDELAHRLPGVRAVHHASPSGLGGAFRTGLQLASMNYVMRANGCNDMTESSLDIIFGAAEGSGIVIPFTVNTRERSAFRRVISRMFTFIMSALFGYRLRYFNHSVLMPTHLAREAVDGSSSYAFQAAMLVRLLDRGTPFVEVGALDRFDPRKRTKAFRWANLVGVIRDIARLYVRERLHRRLRGDGVWGASRLAT; translated from the coding sequence ATGAACACGGCGAGAACGTCGATTTCGATCATCGTACCCGCGTTCAACGAGGAATCGAACGTCGGGGCGGCGGTGGAGACCGCCCGCGACGCGGCGTCGCGATGGTTCGACGATGTCGAGATCATCGTCGTGAACGACGGGAGTTCCGACCGCACCGGCGTCGTGATCGACGAACTGGCGCATCGGCTTCCCGGTGTGCGCGCGGTCCACCACGCTTCGCCGAGCGGTCTCGGCGGCGCGTTTCGGACGGGACTTCAGTTGGCGTCGATGAACTACGTGATGCGCGCGAACGGCTGCAACGACATGACCGAGTCGTCGCTCGACATCATTTTCGGCGCGGCTGAAGGGTCTGGAATTGTCATTCCCTTTACCGTCAATACGCGGGAGCGCTCCGCGTTTCGCCGCGTGATCTCCCGGATGTTCACGTTCATCATGAGCGCACTCTTCGGATACCGCCTTCGGTACTTCAACCACTCGGTCCTCATGCCGACGCACCTCGCGCGCGAGGCCGTCGACGGTTCGTCGAGTTACGCGTTTCAGGCCGCGATGCTCGTGCGTCTGCTTGATCGCGGTACGCCATTCGTCGAAGTCGGCGCCCTGGATCGCTTCGATCCGCGAAAACGCACCAAGGCGTTTCGCTGGGCGAATCTTGTCGGCGTGATTCGCGACATCGCGCGGCTGTACGTGCGTGAACGGCTCCATCGACGGCTGCGCGGAGACGGCGTGTGGGGTGCTTCGCGGCTGGCGACATGA
- a CDS encoding transketolase has protein sequence MTSNSRDAAKFIRDRILEMHRIGPNVGSALSIADIVAVLQFAVMTGVGNVGGDRLILSKGHGVSALYAALALRGTIPARQLENYMKDAGLPGHPTVGTAPGIEWTTGSLGHGLAVGAGIAWAMTRRGESGRVFVVLGDGECGEGTVWEAAALAGRMRMANLVAVVDANGWQGYDRVANVLPGDFIHRAFEAAAWTVTQCDGHDHAALTSAFEANADDSPRVVIARTIKGRGVPELEDRLESHYFSITPAMLDALRMDKDKSS, from the coding sequence GTGACGTCGAATTCTCGCGATGCGGCGAAGTTCATTCGGGATCGCATCCTCGAGATGCACCGCATCGGTCCCAACGTCGGATCGGCGCTCTCGATCGCGGATATCGTCGCCGTTCTGCAATTCGCCGTCATGACCGGTGTCGGAAACGTCGGAGGCGATCGGTTGATCCTGAGCAAAGGGCATGGCGTGTCGGCGCTTTATGCCGCGCTCGCTCTTCGCGGGACGATTCCGGCCCGGCAGCTCGAAAACTACATGAAAGACGCGGGCTTGCCCGGCCATCCGACGGTCGGCACCGCGCCCGGCATCGAGTGGACGACGGGATCGCTGGGTCACGGTCTCGCCGTGGGAGCGGGGATCGCGTGGGCGATGACGAGGCGGGGGGAATCGGGCCGCGTCTTCGTCGTGCTCGGTGACGGGGAGTGTGGGGAAGGCACGGTCTGGGAGGCCGCGGCGCTGGCGGGACGGATGCGCATGGCGAATCTGGTCGCCGTCGTGGACGCCAACGGTTGGCAGGGGTACGACCGCGTCGCGAACGTGCTGCCGGGCGATTTCATCCATCGCGCGTTCGAGGCGGCGGCATGGACCGTGACACAGTGCGATGGCCACGACCACGCCGCGCTCACGTCCGCGTTCGAGGCGAACGCCGACGATTCGCCGAGGGTGGTTATCGCGCGCACGATCAAAGGTCGTGGAGTGCCCGAGCTCGAGGATCGGCTGGAATCACATTACTTTTCGATCACCCCCGCCATGTTGGACGCGCTCCGAATGGATAAGGATAAATCGTCGTGA
- a CDS encoding B12-binding domain-containing radical SAM protein: MTSMEDLVVLVQPETNILDRAKTRPTPPLPLLAAASRVARRTKVALVDVRYDRRGWRKILAGHLARKPICVGVTSVTGNQILSTLEVVRYVRSVSDVSVVWGGVHATLFPDQVLGEPSVDYVVRGEGEDTFEELVAALSAGKDVTGIRGLSHRRDGQIVHNEDRPFVNLDDLPEVPYELMGEEPYFYSQGKPTLYVETSRGCFSRCTYCYVSGFHLRRWRPQSASRVLERFDGLRRRWPVIRHLSLVDDNYFGEVKRMRVISEGLIERGSPWSYQVQGAHIQVVSHLKIDDFRLLARSGCERLDMGLESASTSMHKIIRKRIDLDAVRNMNRMLGEVGIVPWYNIMVGFPGETTADLDATRDYVMRLRDENPKALFSPFYRVVPYPGTELFATALEAGFEPPRSLEGWKNFHSDGADVPWQTRRGKKRISQLFFLTMFFDRKSEIYNTNAIVRLLARIYRPIAAMRLRRNWMRLMPEYSLFRLVFNAS, from the coding sequence GTGACGTCGATGGAAGACCTCGTCGTTCTCGTTCAGCCCGAAACGAACATCCTCGATCGGGCGAAGACGCGGCCGACGCCGCCGCTGCCCCTGCTCGCCGCCGCGTCGCGCGTGGCGCGGCGGACGAAGGTCGCGCTGGTGGACGTGCGCTATGACCGTCGAGGGTGGCGAAAGATTCTGGCGGGGCATCTCGCGCGAAAACCGATCTGCGTCGGCGTGACGTCGGTAACCGGAAATCAGATCCTGTCCACGCTCGAGGTCGTTCGCTACGTGCGATCGGTCTCGGACGTTTCCGTGGTCTGGGGCGGGGTGCATGCGACGCTTTTCCCCGATCAGGTGCTCGGCGAGCCGTCCGTCGATTACGTCGTGCGCGGCGAGGGCGAGGACACCTTCGAAGAACTCGTCGCCGCGCTGTCTGCCGGGAAAGACGTGACGGGCATCCGCGGGCTCAGCCACCGGCGCGACGGGCAGATCGTTCACAACGAGGACCGCCCCTTCGTCAACCTCGACGACCTGCCCGAAGTGCCCTACGAGTTGATGGGCGAAGAGCCGTACTTCTACTCGCAAGGCAAGCCGACGCTCTACGTCGAGACCTCGCGCGGGTGCTTTTCGCGGTGCACGTATTGCTACGTGTCCGGCTTCCACCTGCGACGCTGGCGACCGCAGTCGGCGTCCCGGGTGCTCGAACGATTCGACGGCCTGCGCAGGCGTTGGCCCGTCATTCGCCATCTGTCGCTCGTCGACGACAACTACTTCGGCGAAGTGAAGCGCATGCGCGTCATCAGCGAGGGCCTGATCGAGCGCGGATCGCCGTGGTCGTATCAGGTGCAGGGTGCGCATATCCAGGTCGTGTCGCACCTCAAGATCGACGACTTTCGCCTGCTCGCGCGAAGCGGCTGCGAGCGTCTCGACATGGGTCTCGAATCGGCCTCCACTTCCATGCACAAAATCATTCGCAAACGCATCGATCTCGACGCGGTTCGAAACATGAACCGCATGCTCGGCGAGGTCGGCATCGTGCCGTGGTACAACATCATGGTGGGGTTCCCGGGCGAGACGACCGCCGACCTCGATGCGACACGCGACTACGTGATGCGGCTGCGGGACGAGAATCCCAAGGCGCTATTCTCGCCGTTCTACCGCGTGGTCCCCTACCCCGGCACGGAACTGTTCGCCACCGCGCTCGAAGCGGGTTTCGAACCGCCGCGATCGCTGGAAGGCTGGAAGAATTTCCACTCCGACGGCGCCGACGTGCCGTGGCAGACGCGACGCGGAAAGAAGCGGATCAGCCAGCTGTTTTTCTTGACGATGTTCTTCGATCGCAAGAGCGAGATCTACAACACCAACGCGATCGTGCGGCTGCTCGCACGCATCTATCGGCCCATCGCCGCCATGAGGCTTCGCCGCAACTGGATGCGCCTTATGCCCGAGTATTCGCTCTTCCGCCTCGTCTTCAACGCGTCCTGA
- a CDS encoding radical SAM protein, protein MNHYSALKFFHFPDKVRDWLADRVTPPIHVRLKPTNRCNHDCAYCCYRNPDLPMSELFREPDEIPWPRMECLLDELAEAGVRSVTFSGGGDPLCYPRIVDAVERLASLGVSVALLTNGSALGGDIADVLGRRATWVRVSMDAGDPATYAKTRRIGLGVFDHVCENLERFARTKSPSCELGINFVATRENAGELYDFLARMKRIGVAHVKVSEAVVSRDDAANAAYLDEFVRVLREQVDRAKRDLGPDGFAIVDRIGTHGQGPAFHTTQSTCPMVHWLVAIGADLNVYTCQDKAYTTSGLIGSLRDRSFVDLWRDTGTHRRILSHNPGVDCRHHCAQDAKIATLVDFRGAGHAHTEFV, encoded by the coding sequence GTGAATCACTATTCGGCCCTGAAGTTTTTCCACTTCCCGGACAAGGTGCGGGACTGGCTGGCCGATCGCGTCACGCCGCCGATTCACGTGCGTCTCAAACCCACGAACCGCTGCAATCACGACTGCGCGTACTGCTGTTATCGAAACCCCGATCTCCCGATGTCGGAGCTGTTTCGCGAGCCCGACGAGATTCCGTGGCCGCGGATGGAATGTCTGCTGGATGAACTCGCCGAGGCCGGAGTGCGCTCGGTGACGTTCTCAGGTGGCGGCGATCCGCTCTGCTATCCGCGCATCGTCGACGCGGTGGAGCGGCTCGCGAGCCTCGGCGTGAGCGTCGCGTTGCTCACCAACGGCAGCGCGCTCGGCGGCGACATCGCCGATGTTCTCGGTCGCCGCGCAACGTGGGTGCGTGTCTCCATGGACGCGGGAGATCCCGCGACCTACGCAAAGACCCGGCGCATCGGGCTTGGCGTATTCGACCACGTGTGCGAGAACCTCGAACGGTTCGCGCGGACGAAGAGTCCCTCGTGCGAGCTCGGCATCAACTTCGTCGCGACTCGGGAGAATGCCGGAGAGCTGTACGACTTTCTCGCGCGGATGAAGCGCATCGGCGTCGCGCACGTGAAGGTCTCCGAGGCGGTGGTCAGCAGGGACGACGCAGCGAACGCGGCGTATCTGGACGAATTCGTCCGGGTGCTTCGTGAGCAGGTCGATCGGGCAAAACGCGATCTCGGGCCGGACGGGTTTGCGATCGTCGATCGCATCGGAACCCATGGGCAGGGGCCGGCGTTCCATACGACGCAGTCGACATGCCCCATGGTCCACTGGCTGGTCGCCATCGGCGCCGATCTCAACGTGTACACCTGTCAGGACAAGGCGTACACGACGTCCGGGCTGATCGGGAGCTTGCGCGACCGCTCGTTCGTCGATCTGTGGCGCGATACCGGCACCCATCGTCGCATCCTGTCGCACAATCCCGGCGTCGATTGTCGCCACCACTGCGCGCAGGACGCGAAGATCGCCACGCTCGTCGATTTCCGCGGCGCGGGGCATGCGCACACGGAATTCGTGTAG
- a CDS encoding transketolase: MRTAFVRAFERLAAADPRWVLLSADTGFRVFDEFRAERPGQFLNVGVSEQAAIGFAAGMASEGFRPVLYGIVPFVTARCLEQIRIDICLHHLPVLIVGVGAGVTYGAEGPTHYSLHDVGAMSALPGMTVLAPGDPFEVESLMHAIATHDGPAYLRLAKSGEPSVHERTPEALRIGGLIRIREGEKIALIGTGHMVKTALGACERLSERGISVSCFSAPTPKPIDRDAVAAIASTHAIIATIEEHGPYGGLHAIVSQIVAESGISCRVVRFSMPDEANLGIGSGPCLRARHGLDAESVAERIARIATDARPVKA; encoded by the coding sequence GTGAGGACCGCGTTCGTCCGCGCATTTGAGCGACTGGCCGCGGCCGATCCGCGCTGGGTCCTGCTATCCGCGGATACCGGCTTTCGCGTGTTCGACGAATTCCGTGCGGAGCGACCCGGCCAATTCCTAAACGTCGGCGTTTCGGAGCAGGCCGCGATCGGCTTCGCAGCGGGCATGGCGTCGGAGGGCTTTCGCCCCGTGCTTTACGGCATCGTACCGTTCGTCACCGCCAGGTGTCTGGAGCAGATCCGCATCGATATCTGTCTGCACCATTTGCCCGTTCTGATCGTCGGCGTCGGCGCGGGTGTGACCTATGGCGCGGAAGGTCCGACGCACTACTCGCTGCACGACGTGGGGGCGATGTCCGCTTTGCCGGGAATGACCGTGCTCGCCCCCGGCGACCCGTTCGAGGTCGAGTCCCTGATGCACGCCATCGCCACGCATGACGGACCGGCGTATCTTCGACTCGCGAAGTCGGGCGAGCCGAGCGTGCACGAACGGACTCCCGAGGCGCTTCGAATCGGCGGACTGATTCGCATTCGCGAGGGAGAGAAGATCGCGTTGATCGGGACCGGACACATGGTGAAGACGGCCTTGGGTGCGTGTGAGCGACTCTCCGAGCGAGGGATTTCGGTCTCGTGTTTCAGCGCGCCGACGCCGAAGCCGATCGACCGGGATGCCGTCGCCGCAATCGCGTCGACGCACGCCATCATCGCAACGATCGAGGAACACGGCCCGTATGGAGGGCTTCACGCCATTGTCAGTCAGATCGTTGCCGAGTCGGGCATATCGTGCCGCGTCGTTCGTTTCTCGATGCCGGATGAGGCGAACCTTGGGATCGGGTCGGGTCCATGTCTGCGTGCGAGGCACGGCCTCGACGCCGAGTCCGTCGCGGAACGAATCGCCCGGATCGCGACCGACGCACGGCCGGTGAAAGCATGA
- a CDS encoding DegT/DnrJ/EryC1/StrS family aminotransferase yields the protein MTVGIRRTIPWWWIDLGREVADAARDAVLSRHVSTGPIVARLESALATWLGVPHVVAVGSGAAALTTALLALGVGRGDEVIVPGYTFVATANAVLLAGASPIVVDVESGGRSTIAPRAVNRAITDRTRAIIAVHPNGRSAKMTELAGIAKTHGISLVEDAAQAMGSQAAGQYLGTTGEIGCFSMSMTKLIVTGEGGFCATSDPVLAEAMRRIRNHGATKVSTGRFPLFGFNFRLTDVQAAMALAQVDRIELRKEALLALHRRYRIEMKGLTSVCLRRPKLERGELPMWIEAECERRDELIRHLRRRGIQAKPLDPPLDRISHLKVMNPLPNARRFAETGLILPSGPDRTDEELERVFRALREFDAAAARRGD from the coding sequence ATGACGGTCGGCATTCGGCGCACAATTCCCTGGTGGTGGATCGATCTGGGACGCGAGGTCGCGGACGCAGCGCGGGATGCCGTCCTTTCGCGTCATGTATCCACGGGGCCTATCGTCGCAAGGCTTGAATCGGCGCTCGCGACATGGCTCGGCGTCCCCCACGTCGTGGCGGTCGGCAGCGGCGCGGCGGCTCTGACGACGGCCCTGCTCGCGCTCGGCGTCGGGCGTGGCGACGAGGTGATCGTGCCGGGATACACCTTCGTGGCGACGGCCAATGCGGTGCTCCTTGCCGGGGCGTCGCCGATCGTCGTGGATGTCGAATCGGGCGGTCGCTCGACCATCGCCCCGCGCGCGGTGAACCGCGCCATCACCGATCGAACGCGCGCGATCATCGCGGTGCATCCCAACGGGCGCTCCGCGAAAATGACGGAACTCGCCGGGATCGCGAAAACCCACGGAATCTCATTGGTCGAAGACGCCGCACAGGCGATGGGCTCGCAGGCCGCCGGGCAATATCTCGGGACGACCGGCGAAATCGGGTGCTTTTCGATGAGCATGACGAAGCTGATCGTGACGGGCGAGGGCGGTTTCTGCGCGACGAGCGACCCCGTGTTGGCTGAAGCGATGCGGCGGATTCGCAATCACGGCGCGACGAAGGTGTCGACCGGGCGTTTTCCGTTGTTCGGGTTCAACTTCCGGCTCACGGATGTCCAGGCGGCCATGGCGCTCGCGCAGGTCGACCGGATCGAATTGCGGAAAGAAGCCCTGTTGGCGCTCCATCGTCGTTACCGGATCGAAATGAAAGGGCTGACGTCGGTTTGCCTTCGCCGACCCAAGCTGGAGCGCGGCGAGTTGCCCATGTGGATCGAAGCCGAGTGCGAGCGCCGTGACGAATTGATCCGGCACCTGCGTCGGCGGGGGATTCAGGCGAAGCCGCTAGACCCTCCGCTCGACCGGATATCCCATCTGAAAGTGATGAATCCGTTGCCGAACGCGCGGCGTTTCGCGGAAACCGGGCTTATACTCCCCAGCGGACCCGACCGTACGGACGAGGAACTGGAGCGCGTGTTTCGTGCGCTTCGGGAGTTCGACGCGGCGGCCGCTCGGCGTGGCGATTGA
- a CDS encoding radical SAM protein — protein sequence MKAADYAHFLEHTLRLRWSKTHRAPLTMNLQLTYRCPNHCLYCSYDRARPDRLTLDVLRDVAREAWLVGGRRINLTGGEPLLRDDFPEIVSMLKRMGFFISVAMSGYAAARYADALAACDRVMLSFDGPDEVRTALRGERSMRESREAVDVFRDRRIAFWTTTVLCRRNLDQIDWIVDRARRNGSMANCVLLHTQTDEGVRFHPSPDDVGDLMPEPTDLRRALRRIIDLKKSGAPVGSSMAYLEELAAWRDYTHVTSAESSSRYRCVAARASCELTADGTLYGCGWHRATHDGISIFDGGFAAAFASLPLLEGCNSCASSCWLESNLIFNLHPGTVWNWMKAL from the coding sequence GTGAAGGCCGCGGACTACGCCCACTTTCTCGAACACACGCTTCGCCTTCGATGGTCAAAGACGCACCGCGCCCCGCTGACGATGAATCTTCAGCTCACATACCGGTGCCCGAATCATTGCCTCTATTGCTCGTACGACCGGGCGCGACCGGATCGACTGACGCTCGATGTCCTGCGCGACGTCGCCCGGGAAGCCTGGCTGGTCGGCGGGCGGCGCATCAACCTGACGGGTGGCGAACCGCTTCTGCGCGACGATTTTCCCGAGATCGTGTCGATGCTCAAACGGATGGGATTCTTTATCAGCGTCGCGATGAGCGGGTATGCCGCCGCGCGCTACGCCGACGCGCTCGCCGCGTGCGACCGCGTCATGCTGTCGTTCGATGGTCCCGACGAGGTGCGGACCGCGCTGCGGGGCGAGCGTTCAATGCGCGAATCGCGAGAGGCGGTCGACGTATTTCGCGATCGGCGCATCGCCTTTTGGACCACCACGGTGCTCTGTCGCCGGAACCTGGATCAGATCGATTGGATCGTCGATCGCGCGCGGCGGAACGGCTCGATGGCCAACTGCGTCCTCCTTCACACGCAGACCGATGAGGGCGTACGCTTTCATCCGTCTCCCGATGACGTCGGCGATCTCATGCCCGAACCGACGGACCTTCGTCGCGCTCTCCGGCGAATCATCGACCTGAAGAAGAGCGGAGCGCCGGTGGGATCGTCGATGGCGTATCTCGAGGAACTCGCGGCGTGGCGCGATTACACACATGTCACGAGCGCGGAATCCTCATCGCGATATCGCTGCGTCGCGGCGCGCGCGTCGTGTGAACTCACGGCCGACGGCACGCTCTACGGTTGCGGTTGGCACCGCGCCACGCACGACGGCATCTCGATCTTCGACGGCGGATTCGCCGCGGCGTTCGCATCGCTGCCGTTGCTTGAGGGTTGCAACTCGTGCGCGAGTTCGTGCTGGCTCGAATCGAACCTGATCTTCAACCTTCACCCCGGGACGGTCTGGAACTGGATGAAGGCGCTGTGA
- a CDS encoding class I SAM-dependent methyltransferase — protein sequence MARLDFITALHTQTRRDYRERVAVHDKAECARVAKRFDADYWDGARRFGYGGFRDDGRWQGVARRIANHYGLHAGQAVLDIGCGKAFLLNELATAVPGLVVRGLDISRYAIEHAPEHVREFLDEGTATNLPYSDSSFDLVLSINTLHNLGIRDLETAFREIRRVGRGAAFIVVESWRDEREKANLLAWQLTCESLFSVDGWEWIFERFGYTGDHEFIFFAGDAPDSENGS from the coding sequence ATGGCACGTCTCGACTTCATCACGGCGCTTCACACGCAGACGCGGCGCGACTATCGCGAGCGCGTGGCCGTGCACGACAAGGCCGAGTGCGCGCGTGTCGCCAAGCGTTTCGACGCCGACTACTGGGACGGCGCCCGCAGGTTCGGCTACGGCGGGTTTCGCGATGACGGGCGGTGGCAGGGCGTCGCGCGGCGGATCGCCAACCATTACGGTCTTCACGCCGGGCAAGCGGTGCTCGACATCGGCTGCGGAAAGGCGTTTCTGCTGAACGAACTCGCGACCGCGGTGCCGGGTCTCGTCGTACGAGGACTCGACATTTCGCGATACGCGATCGAGCACGCGCCGGAGCATGTGCGGGAATTTCTCGACGAGGGGACCGCGACGAATCTGCCGTATTCCGATTCGTCCTTCGATCTCGTGCTGTCGATCAACACTCTGCACAACCTCGGTATCCGCGATCTGGAAACGGCGTTCCGGGAGATCCGACGCGTGGGGCGCGGCGCGGCATTCATTGTCGTGGAGTCCTGGCGCGACGAGCGCGAAAAAGCAAACCTGCTCGCCTGGCAACTCACGTGCGAGAGCCTGTTTTCCGTGGACGGATGGGAGTGGATCTTCGAGCGGTTCGGTTACACCGGAGACCACGAATTCATTTTTTTCGCCGGCGATGCGCCCGACTCGGAGAATGGATCGTGA